One segment of Gadus chalcogrammus isolate NIFS_2021 chromosome 8, NIFS_Gcha_1.0, whole genome shotgun sequence DNA contains the following:
- the eif4e2 gene encoding eukaryotic translation initiation factor 4E type 2 isoform X1 has protein sequence MDIEKCGEDGRATLFDDSDFPSDDRSLFSDCSSPLARLQDEVTWRRPQELCDCPVLFPANINEGHAKQGLLGDCWFLCACTFLLKNKHLMNKVCPPDQPLWGDCMYQGSFQFHIWQKGHWTMVTIDDRLPCIGSTLCFSRCHSPTAFWVALLEKAYAKLHGSYESLWAGQVSEALVDLSGGLAERWSLEKGGADEAEGSGQDSDRLQRRRLDLRLLRPVRDLCALSCSTHSSPGGGVDLEQYHAMSVTEWLDVETVSGPRLTLLRIRNPWGRRGTWLKGEACWSSVDPALRVELQGRLEAGEFWVDEAEFLSQFDDVTVGYPITEDGHLKSIFTGSVLSHSRQLPGRWTRGLTAGGCRNCTSYGTNPKFWLKVSERGEVLVSLHQQGECRGNTERYAYNPLEGGPNTQPQHYQAIALHMWKVEKKRFNLARVLNKAPSASTHCHAYEREVVLHGHLQPGHYLLIPSTFLAGAQSSFLLRAFSSGPVSLSAMRSPAGPPLPLLADSEWDHCDFQGSWVAGISAGGSRNSPSHRKNPRFLLSLGGHADAPPSPGVDVRVSLRQNRPDADLYAIGFHVYKVPEGASVMALPLDEEPVASCVPHCYTQDVSLACCLPAGTYAIIPSTYQPELPGSFTVSVARRIYRKVMKSQELLGNTIQEVSHISVMQS, from the exons ATGGATATTGAAAAGTGTGGGGAAGATGGAAGGGCCACCCTGTTCGACGACTCGGACTTTCCATCGGACGATCGCTCGCTGTTCTCTGATTGCTCCTCTCCCCTCGCGCGATTACAGGACGAGGTCACCTGGCGGCGCCCACAG GAACTGTGTGATTGTCCCGTTCTCTTCCCTGCCAACATCAATGAGGGCCACGCTAAACAGGGCTTGCTGGGAGACTGCTGGTTTCTCTGTGCTTGCACTTTTTTGCTGAAGAACAAACATCTGATGAACAAG GTTTGTCCTCCAGACCAGCCCTTGTGGGGGGACTGCATGTACCAGGGGTCCTTCCAGTTTCATATCTGGCAGAAGGGCCATTGGACTATGGTTACCATCGATGACCGCTTGCCCTGCATTGGTTCCACTCTGTGCTTCTCTCGGTGCCACTCCCCCACGGCATTCTGGGTAGCACTACTGGAGAAGGCCTATGCTAA GCTCCATGGCTCCTACGAGAGTCTGTGGGCAGGACAGGTGTCCGAGGCCCTGGTGGACCTGAGCGGCGGCCTGGCAGAGCGCTGGAGCCTGGAGAAGGGAGGGGCAGATGAGGCGGAGGGGTCTGGGCAAGACAGCGACCGTCtccagaggaggaggctggaccTCCGCCTGCTGCGCCCGGTCAGGGACCTCTGCGCTCTCAGCTGCTCCACACACAGCAGCCCTGGAG GTGGTGTTGATCTGGAGCAGTACCACGCTATGAGTGTGACTGAGTGGCTGGACGTGGAGACGGTGTCAGGGCCGCGCCTGACACTGCTCAGGATCAGAAACCCCTGGGGACGACGCGGGACCTGGCTGAAAGG CGAGGCCTGCTGGAGCTCTGTGGACCCCGCCCTCCGGGTGGAGCTCCAGGGCCGGCTGGAGGCAGGGGAGTTCTGGGTGGATGAGGCAGAGTTCCTCTCCCAGTTTGACGACGTGACCGTGGGCTACCCCATCACTGAGGACGGACACCTGAAGAGCATCTTCACCG GCAGCGTCCTGAGCCACAGCCGTCAGCTGCCGGGCAGGTGGACCAGGGGGCTCACTGCGGGGGGCTGCCGGAACTGCACCAGCTACGGCACTAACCCCAAGTTCTGGCTCAAAGTCAGCGAGAGGGGCGAGGTGCTGGTCTCCCTACACCAGCAAGGGGAATGTAGGGGCAACACAGAGCGATACGCATACAATCCACTAGAGGGCGGCCCAAACACTCAACCCCAGCACTACCAGGCCATAGCCCTGCACATGTGGAAG GTAGAGAAGAAGCGCTTCAACCTGGCGCGGGTGTTGAACAAGGCCCCCTCTGCGTCCACACACTGCCACGCCTACGAGAGGGAGGTGGTGCTCCACGGCCACCTGCAGCCGGGCCACTACCTTCTGATCCCCAGCACCTTCCTGGCAGGAGCCCAGAGCAGCTTCCTCCTCAGGGCCTTCTCCTCCGGCCCGGTCTCGCTCAG CGCCATGAGAAGCCCTGCTGGCCCTCCGCTGCCCCTGCTGGCGGACAGCGAGTGGGACCACTGTGACTTCCAGGGCAGCTGGGTGGCAGGGATCAGTGCCGGGGGCAGCCGGAACTCCCCCTCTCACCGGAAGAACCCCCGCTTCCTGTTGTCCCTCGGCGGCCACGCTGACGCGCCGCCGTCGCCGGGCGTCGACGTCCGGGTCAGCCTGCGGCAGAACCGCCCGGACGCCGACCTGTACGCCATCGGCTTCCACGTCTACAAG GTCCCAGAAGGGGCGTCTGTGATGGCCTTACCCCTGGATGAGGAGCCTGTAGCTAGTTGCGTGCCCCACTGCTACACCCAGGATGTTAGTCTGGCCTGCTGCCTGCCCGCTGGGACCTATGCCATAATTCCCTCCACATACCAGCCCGAACTCCCAGGCAGCTTCACTGTGTCTGTGGCACGCAGGATATACAG GAAGGTGATGAAAAGCCAGGAACTGCTGGGAAACACCATTCAAGAG GTGTCTCACATCTCTGTGAT
- the ticam1 gene encoding TIR domain-containing adapter molecule 1, translating into MDAKGEEKLGTGLTDVIRLLLDLPKERLLSLTYQLGKTPEEVLVRALSLLFLHKETQGLDQLQALQDNSLANHLAEKWHTAGGQLEDFREQCGHLDNFAAGEETPLHLARMFEVLSKERLCDPHLRDLAYSRAVSVYGEKNIDSKVQLFSSVDGADEESRALSLTQGKSDSNLSMPCSLKASSSFDSYPTHLEISLATTGVLISDQITPVASQPSHSKPQSLAEDELEKNAPDSYLSSNSSEASSMLTSENSSNGSPCSIATTDVNSPQEDEKQTTTTPSIHSKSPPAAPKGPSPKFAVPKKTDTGKKTEEEEEEEEEEEEEEVDTFYAFVILHAAEDVNMAEAMRERVESLCGGTLVGATFSEDFAVPGRSTMKCIDDAIENSAFTILLLTNHFVRNRRFQVEAEAALIHSIEHRLKYNTVIPLLPRDNGMAKAALPMVLKTLNCLEENIRFDKNIRRVLSAERLRTQESVWSKAQEVKKELRRQERMKEANKHRKLLCDMYAATAKEQLEGFRVLMEKGGASPFPLPVPGWQQPQNITVAHANYVIVGNDSTMTVDHGDSITNYVDKDEDN; encoded by the coding sequence ATGGATGCAAAAGGGGAAGAAAAACTGGGAACTGGATTGACAGATGTCATAAGACTTCTGCTGGACTTGCCAAAGGAACGGTTGTTGAGCCTGACATACCAGCTGGGCAAAACCCCCGAGGAGGTCCTAGTGCGCGCCCtgagcctcctcttcctccacaaaGAGACGCAGGGCCTGGACCAACTCCAGGCGCTACAAGACAACTCCCTGGCAAACCATCTGGCTGAGAAGTGGCACACGGCTGGGGGCCAATTGGAGGATTTCAGAGAGCAATGTGGTCATCTTGACAATTTTGCGGCAGGAGAAGAGACACCTTTACACCTCGCACGCATGTTTGAAGTATTGTCTAAGGAAAGGCTGTGTGACCCACATCTGAGAGATCTTGCATATTCGAGAGCGGTTTCCGTTTACggtgaaaaaaacattgattccAAAGTCCAACTCTTCTcatctgtggatggagcagacGAAGAGAGTAGAGCTTTGTCCCTGACCCAAGGTAAATCAGACAGCAATCTCAGCATGCCTTGCTCACTAAAGGCTAGCTCTTCCTTTGACTCGTATCCTACGCATCTAGAGATAAGTTTAGCTACAACAGGGGTGCTTATTAGCGACCAAATCACACCAGTAGCGTCACAGCCCTCCCATTCAAAACCTCAGAGTTTGGCAGAAGATGAATTAGAAAAGAATGCACCTGATTCATATCTTTCATCCAATTCATCAGAGGCATCGTCTATGCTTACATCAGAGAATAGCTCGAATGGCTCCCCTTGCAGCATTGCAACAACAGACGTCAATTCCCCTCAAGAAGACGAGAAACAAACCACAACcacaccatccatccattccaAATCACCACCTGCTGCGCCTAAAGGTCCTTCCCCCAAATTCGCTGTTCCAAAAAAGACTGATACAGGCaaaaaaacagaagaagaagaagaagaagaagaagaagaagaagaagaagaggtggaTACATTCTATGCCTTTGTGATCCTGCATGCAGCTGAGGACGTCAACATGGCGGAGGCCATGAGGGAAAGAGTGGAGTCCCTCTGTGGGGGCACCCTGGTGGGGGCCACGTTCTCCGAGGACTTTGCCGTCCCGGGCAGAAGCACCATGAAGTGCATCGACGACGCCATCGAGAACTCTGCCTTCACCATCCTGCTGCTCACCAACCACTTCGTCAGGAACCGGCGGTTCCAGGTGGAGGCCGAGGCGGCGCTCATCCACTCCATAGAGCACAGGCTGAAGTACAACACCGTCATCCCCCTGCTGCCACGGGACAACGGCATGGCCAAAGCCGCCCTGCCCATGGTGCTGAAGACACTGAATTGTCTGGAGGAGAACATCAGATTCGACAAGAATATCAGACGGGTCCTGTCTGCGGAGAGGCTCCGAACGCAGGAGAGCGTGTGGTCCAAAGcgcaggaggtgaagaaggagctGAGGAGACAGGAGCGAATGAAAGAGGCAAACAAGCACCGCAAGCTACTCTGCGACATGTATGCGGCAACTGCCAAGGAGCAGCTTGAGGGTTTCAGGGTTCTCATGGAGAAAGGCGGTGCTTCCCCGTTCCCATTACCTGTTCCTGGGTGGCAGCAGCCGCAAAACATTACCGTTGCCCATGCAAATTACGTAATAGTTGGTAATGACTCCACAATGACTGTGGATCATGGAGATTCAATCACAAACTATGTTGATAAGGATGAAGACAATTGA
- the ccl20a.3 gene encoding C-C motif chemokine 20a.3, giving the protein MAHVKGLMMALLLATIWLYATPTSAAPHACCREFTRGKLPFRVIKGYSVQSVEELCPIDAIIFHTKKGQACADPALFWVQNYINRISRKARTLNQSRL; this is encoded by the exons ATGGCACATGTCAAAGGTCTAATGATGGCCCTCCTGCTCGCCACCATCTGGCTGTACGCTACCCCGACATCTGCAG CACCGCATGCATGCTGCAGAGAATTCACCCGGGGCAAACTCCCTTTCCGTGTCATAAAGGGTTACTCTGTGCAGTCTGTCGAAGAGCTATGTCCCATCGATGCCATAAT tTTCCACACAAAGAAGGGACAAGCATGTGCAGATCCTGCTTTATTCTGGGTTCAAAACTACATCAACCGAATCAG CAGAAAAGCCAGAACACTTAATCAGAGCCGGCTGTGA